One genomic segment of Mytilus trossulus isolate FHL-02 chromosome 4, PNRI_Mtr1.1.1.hap1, whole genome shotgun sequence includes these proteins:
- the LOC134714442 gene encoding hemicentin-1-like, translating into MIKWCWFCFCVIWTVVVIVYPRQYILCEVDISPVLECPAGQVVMVSDASYGRTNSIVCPHVSINPSKTYDGTASITTRTKGDCDLKPSCLPSRGGIGDPYPGVYKYLNVTYECLISGGWGIWKTFGECSATCGKGIQSFQRKCNDPVPETNETYCIGDHIQNLECNAIPCQGSWGCWQTAGPCSHSCGNGTRLKVRECNTPVPTNDASFCDGKNTTVEWCNLSECPVYKWGYLKDLNLTLVELKEIMKEELNELKRNLTVDNKNTSSAIRRRISARDDRPSAASFGYFGVVMLATPIVLMVCLDYNNLCPECIKRRIAKILKKISSSTETT; encoded by the exons gcCAGTACATACTATGTGAAGTCGATATAAGTCCAGTACTTGAATGTCCTGCTGGTCAAGTGGTCATGGTCAGCGACGCCTCATACGGTAGAACAAACTCAATAGTGTGTCCACATGTTTCTATTAATCCTTCCAAAACATATGATGGTACTGCGTCAATTACTACAAGGACAAAGGGTGATTGTGATTTAAAGCCATCATGCTTACCATCAAGAGGTGGAATAGGGGATCCTTATCCAGGCGTATACAAATATCTGAACGTGACGTATGAATGTCTTATCTCAg GAGGATGGGGAATTTGGAAAACATTTGGAGAATGCTCGGCTACATGTGGAAAGGGAATCCAGTCATTTCAGAGGAAATGTAATGACCCTGTTCCAGAAACTAATGAAACGTACTGTATTGGTGATCACATACAGAACTTAGAATGTAACGCAATTCCATGTCAAG GAAGCTGGGGATGTTGGCAAACAGCAGGACCTTGCTCTCATTCTTGTGGAAATGGCACCAGATTAAAGGTTAGAGAATGCAATACTCCTGTTCCAACAAATGATGCATCTTTTTGTGATGGCAAAAATACAACGGTGGAATGGTGTAATTTAAGCGAATGCCCTG TTTACAAATGGGGGTACCTGAAGGATCTTAACCTAACTTTAGTGGAGCTGAAAGAAATTATGAAAGAAGAACTTAATGAACTTAAAAGAAATTTGACTGTGGATAACAAAAACACATCATCCGCCATTAGACGAAGAATCTCAGCACGTGACGACAGACCTTCTGCTGCATCGTTTGGGTATTTTGGTGTAGTGATGTTGGCAACGCCAATTGTCTTAATGGTATGCTTGGACTACAACAATCTGTGTCCAGAATGTATAAAGAGAAGAATAGCAAAAATACTCAAAAAAATCAGTTCATCAACTGAAACGACGTAG